From a region of the Pseudomonadaceae bacterium SI-3 genome:
- a CDS encoding methyl-accepting chemotaxis protein: protein MALWIRDLSLKYKFWALNLVSFATTLLLVLFALQLEQQSRSHDAQNNAQQLGALLQAWPEGSAIPRDADIQVFPAGQAVAIEGQPVTARQGWVAIEHDQLFGKTPIVGTQLVARPGGDTLAVLARVPSTMQLLGEHFFSYAVAVAVLMLVLLAASQLLIHFLLSHLNTLKNVMVHVERSGDLSMRVPLASGDEVGEMAAAFNAMQAGYQRIVSTVAQAATRLDDGAARLASSMSEVRQGMLGQQSETDQAATAINEMTATVHHIAEHARETRDQSQSADRLAGNGQNVVGRVERSISSLSQGVQQTAETIGQLAADSQKINGVVSVIHSIAEQTNLLALNAAIEAARAGEMGRGFAVVADEVRSLAKRVQVSTDEITQMITGLQTMTRDAVEFMQESSLKADDCVREAREAGLALEAITAAVAQMRESNTQIAVAAEQQSEVAEELNRSVTGIRDVTERTVQQTVESANTSAELAALSGELSKAIHQLKL from the coding sequence ATGGCTTTATGGATTCGCGATCTCTCACTGAAGTACAAGTTCTGGGCGCTGAACCTGGTGTCGTTCGCTACCACGCTGCTACTGGTGCTCTTTGCCCTACAACTCGAACAGCAGTCGCGAAGCCACGATGCTCAGAACAATGCGCAGCAATTGGGGGCTCTACTACAGGCCTGGCCAGAAGGCTCCGCAATACCCAGGGACGCCGACATTCAGGTATTTCCGGCTGGTCAGGCAGTTGCGATCGAGGGGCAACCTGTAACCGCCCGCCAAGGGTGGGTTGCAATCGAGCATGACCAGCTGTTCGGCAAGACACCGATCGTGGGCACCCAACTGGTAGCCCGACCGGGCGGGGACACTCTGGCCGTGCTGGCTCGTGTGCCCAGCACCATGCAGCTGCTGGGTGAACATTTCTTCAGCTATGCCGTTGCTGTTGCTGTGTTGATGTTGGTGCTGCTGGCCGCATCACAGTTGTTGATCCACTTCCTGCTAAGCCATCTCAACACGCTCAAGAACGTAATGGTGCATGTCGAGCGCAGCGGCGACCTGTCGATGCGAGTACCTTTGGCCAGCGGTGATGAAGTCGGCGAGATGGCTGCGGCATTCAACGCAATGCAAGCCGGTTACCAACGCATTGTCAGCACCGTTGCCCAGGCGGCGACCCGGCTCGATGACGGAGCCGCTCGGCTGGCATCAAGCATGAGCGAGGTCCGCCAGGGCATGCTCGGCCAGCAGAGCGAAACCGACCAGGCAGCAACTGCAATCAACGAGATGACCGCCACTGTCCACCACATCGCCGAACACGCCAGGGAAACACGCGACCAGTCTCAGAGTGCCGACCGCCTCGCGGGCAACGGGCAAAATGTCGTGGGACGGGTCGAGCGCTCTATATCCAGCCTGTCGCAGGGCGTCCAGCAAACGGCCGAAACGATCGGCCAGCTTGCGGCCGACAGCCAGAAAATCAACGGCGTGGTCAGCGTTATCCACAGCATCGCCGAACAAACCAACCTGCTAGCACTGAACGCGGCGATTGAAGCCGCACGTGCCGGTGAAATGGGCCGCGGCTTCGCTGTGGTTGCAGATGAAGTGCGCAGCCTGGCCAAACGCGTTCAGGTATCGACTGACGAAATCACCCAGATGATCACCGGCCTGCAAACCATGACCCGCGACGCCGTCGAATTCATGCAGGAAAGCTCACTCAAGGCAGACGACTGCGTGCGCGAAGCACGCGAGGCAGGACTCGCGCTCGAAGCCATTACTGCGGCAGTCGCACAGATGCGCGAAAGCAACACGCAAATTGCCGTGGCCGCTGAACAACAGAGCGAAGTTGCCGAGGAGCTGAACCGCTCAGTCACCGGCATTCGCGACGTCACCGAGCGAACTGTCCAGCAAACCGTCGAATCGGCAAACACCAGCGCAGAACTCGCGGCGCTCTCCGGCGAACTCAGCAAAGCGATTCACCAGCTCAAGCTTTGA
- a CDS encoding acyl-CoA thioesterase II, with protein sequence MTLSELLQAVRETPQDVVVPASWGQGRAGFGGLAAALVFEAMHAKVPSDRPVRSLSITFVGPLAVDAPVSFEAEVLREGKAVSQVLGRAIQNGQVVTLVQGSFGAARVSAVRVEAEPAPELPPVEACQELPYISGATPEFTRHLVMRWGIGGLPFSGNTSREMGGWVRQRGEVDREPVTVSHLLALVDAWPPAVLPHLNSFAPGSSLTWTIEFVQPLPILDTHEWCRYRAVIEHAQDGYGHCAAALWTGSGELVALSRQTVTVFG encoded by the coding sequence ATGACCCTGTCCGAACTGCTACAAGCCGTGCGTGAAACCCCTCAAGATGTCGTCGTGCCTGCCAGCTGGGGGCAAGGCCGGGCCGGTTTTGGAGGGTTGGCCGCGGCGCTGGTATTTGAGGCCATGCACGCCAAAGTGCCGAGTGATCGTCCGGTGCGGTCGCTGTCGATCACCTTTGTTGGGCCGCTTGCGGTTGATGCGCCCGTCAGCTTCGAGGCTGAAGTGCTGCGTGAAGGCAAGGCGGTCAGTCAGGTACTTGGCCGTGCCATCCAGAACGGTCAGGTGGTGACGCTGGTGCAAGGCAGCTTCGGCGCAGCGCGCGTCTCCGCCGTCAGGGTGGAGGCTGAGCCGGCCCCAGAACTGCCGCCGGTGGAGGCCTGCCAGGAGCTGCCCTACATCAGCGGTGCAACACCTGAGTTCACCCGCCATCTGGTCATGCGCTGGGGCATTGGCGGTCTGCCTTTCTCAGGTAATACATCGCGAGAAATGGGCGGATGGGTTCGTCAGCGTGGCGAGGTCGACCGGGAGCCAGTAACCGTCTCGCATCTGCTTGCGCTCGTCGACGCATGGCCACCGGCCGTGCTGCCACACCTGAACAGTTTCGCGCCGGGCAGCTCGCTGACCTGGACCATCGAGTTTGTCCAGCCACTGCCAATACTCGATACCCACGAATGGTGCCGGTACCGCGCGGTGATCGAGCACGCTCAGGACGGCTACGGTCATTGCGCGGCCGCGTTATGGACCGGCAGCGGTGAACTGGTTGCATTGAGTCGACAGACGGTAACCGTCTTCGGATAA
- a CDS encoding DUF3488 domain-containing protein — MSSLQPIPRNGLVWLLVAQVLVILPHLAHLPLWIIGLWLGCAIWRVQIFRMRAPYPRSWIKALMMLGAAFGVYFSRGGLIGLDAGVVLLIAAFILKLVEMRSRRDALVLVFLGFFAVVTSYLFNDGLLAGIYSLAPIIALLAAMIGLQQSPAGTHPWPTLRLAGSLLLQAIPLMLVLFVLFPRLGPLWSLPQPKDRGVTGLADSMSPGDMAELSRSSALAFRASFEGPIPDRDQLYWRAVTFERFDGRRWSQSFKSQLPQTPEWSPRGAPVAYSIVMQPSGRPWLYGLDVAQVDAGDVRLMSDFHLARPRPVDKPLLYQATSWPEALREPNAGPAVLGRALELPATGNLRSRAWAAELRRAHQTPKATVQALLSHFNQQPYSYTLRPSPVGEDIVDGFLFDTLNGFCIHYAGAMTFVLRASGIPARVVAGYQGGEVNPSGNYLSVRQLDAHAWVEYWEAGSGWVSVDPTFQVAPERIERGLEEALDAEQDLIEGAIMDLRRYRDIGWLNDLRFGWDSLNYGWQRWVLNYQGERQLEVLQGLFGKVDSRKLGLLMVATGALLVVLLALLLLKPWRREQDAQLRQFQGFERLLARHGVARQAGEGARDFAQRAAVWLPGAAAQIQAFAGLYEQARYAGQPTDLAEMKAALRSLRRQLPWRATVSKPRGGIDGDNL, encoded by the coding sequence ATGAGCAGCTTGCAGCCTATCCCACGCAACGGCCTGGTCTGGCTGTTGGTCGCGCAGGTGCTGGTCATCCTGCCGCATCTGGCTCATCTGCCACTGTGGATCATCGGTCTCTGGCTGGGTTGCGCGATCTGGCGGGTGCAGATCTTCCGCATGCGCGCTCCATACCCGCGGAGCTGGATAAAGGCACTGATGATGCTGGGCGCCGCATTTGGCGTTTATTTCTCACGCGGGGGGCTGATCGGGCTCGATGCAGGCGTGGTGCTGCTGATCGCGGCGTTTATTCTCAAACTGGTGGAAATGCGCAGTCGTCGCGATGCGTTGGTACTGGTCTTTCTTGGCTTCTTTGCCGTGGTCACCAGCTATCTGTTCAATGACGGCCTGCTCGCCGGGATCTACAGCCTGGCGCCGATCATCGCGCTGCTGGCGGCGATGATCGGCTTACAGCAGAGTCCTGCGGGCACTCATCCCTGGCCGACGTTGCGACTGGCCGGTTCGTTGCTCCTGCAGGCGATCCCACTGATGCTGGTGCTGTTCGTCCTGTTTCCGCGCCTAGGGCCGCTTTGGTCATTGCCTCAGCCGAAGGATCGCGGCGTCACCGGTCTGGCTGACAGCATGTCGCCAGGCGATATGGCCGAGCTGAGTCGCTCGAGTGCCCTGGCATTTCGCGCCAGCTTCGAGGGCCCGATCCCTGATAGGGATCAGCTGTACTGGCGAGCAGTAACCTTTGAGCGTTTCGATGGACGGCGATGGTCGCAGTCTTTCAAATCGCAGCTTCCGCAGACCCCAGAATGGTCACCGCGGGGCGCACCGGTTGCATACAGCATCGTCATGCAGCCCAGTGGGCGGCCATGGTTGTATGGATTGGACGTAGCGCAGGTCGACGCGGGCGATGTGCGACTGATGAGTGATTTCCACCTGGCGCGCCCTCGGCCAGTCGACAAACCGCTGTTGTACCAAGCGACTTCCTGGCCGGAGGCACTGCGCGAGCCAAATGCTGGACCTGCTGTTCTGGGAAGGGCTTTGGAACTGCCGGCCACAGGCAACTTACGCAGTAGGGCCTGGGCGGCGGAGCTGCGACGCGCGCATCAGACGCCCAAGGCAACAGTGCAAGCGCTGCTCAGCCATTTCAACCAGCAGCCGTACAGCTATACCTTGCGACCTTCGCCGGTGGGCGAGGACATCGTCGACGGTTTTCTCTTCGATACGCTGAACGGATTCTGCATTCATTACGCAGGCGCGATGACCTTCGTGCTGCGCGCGTCCGGTATCCCCGCGCGGGTGGTCGCTGGCTATCAGGGTGGGGAGGTCAACCCTTCGGGCAACTACCTGTCGGTGCGTCAACTTGATGCCCATGCCTGGGTTGAATATTGGGAGGCGGGCAGCGGTTGGGTCAGTGTGGATCCGACATTCCAGGTCGCGCCGGAACGGATCGAGCGCGGGCTGGAGGAGGCGCTTGACGCTGAGCAGGATCTGATCGAAGGCGCCATCATGGACCTCCGGCGCTACCGCGACATTGGTTGGCTGAACGACCTGCGTTTCGGCTGGGACAGCCTCAATTACGGCTGGCAGCGCTGGGTCCTTAATTACCAGGGCGAACGTCAGCTGGAAGTACTGCAAGGATTGTTCGGCAAAGTCGACTCCCGCAAGCTCGGTCTACTGATGGTCGCCACGGGGGCGTTGCTGGTTGTCCTGCTGGCGCTTCTGCTCCTGAAGCCTTGGCGCCGGGAACAAGATGCGCAACTGCGCCAGTTTCAGGGCTTCGAACGATTGCTGGCGCGGCATGGCGTGGCGCGGCAGGCAGGCGAGGGTGCGCGCGACTTCGCCCAACGTGCAGCGGTGTGGCTGCCAGGTGCTGCCGCCCAGATTCAAGCGTTCGCTGGACTGTACGAACAGGCCCGCTATGCGGGTCAGCCAACTGACCTGGCCGAGATGAAGGCTGCACTCCGCAGCTTGCGACGCCAGCTGCCTTGGCGTGCCACCGTGAGCAAGCCTCGGGGTGGTATCGACGGCGACAACCTATAG
- a CDS encoding DUF58 domain-containing protein, which yields MRVLPRIRDRWLLKRIPPGPSVRLNQRRIFIMPTAVGMSFLVALLLMLLAAINYENSLAYALTFLLGSVFVVAILHTWRNLAGLELQAGGAEAVFLGEQACLRVRLESRGRLYQAVSVGWPKSGLQLVDVPAAGTCELQLSLPTERRGWLRPGRLRVESRFPLGILVAWSWVDLQLAALVYPRPLAGDLPQAVGLDEESGEGSRALGSGIDDYQGLRPWQPGDSKRRLHWKAYSRGQGLLVKDFTALSGEDPLLDFDELAGDIESRLSLLCHWVVELSSRQQPFALRIADTTIEAAVGVEHRNRCLRALALFGQESAAPQ from the coding sequence ATGCGAGTGCTACCACGGATACGAGACCGCTGGCTGCTGAAACGCATCCCTCCGGGTCCTAGCGTACGCCTCAACCAGCGGCGTATCTTCATCATGCCCACAGCGGTCGGGATGAGCTTCCTGGTCGCGCTGCTGTTGATGCTGCTTGCCGCGATCAACTACGAGAACAGTCTGGCTTATGCCCTGACGTTTTTGCTGGGCTCGGTATTTGTCGTGGCGATTTTGCATACCTGGCGCAACCTGGCGGGTCTCGAATTGCAAGCAGGGGGCGCGGAGGCAGTTTTTCTTGGCGAGCAGGCGTGTTTGCGGGTGCGCCTGGAGAGTCGCGGACGCCTTTACCAAGCCGTCTCGGTCGGATGGCCCAAAAGCGGCCTGCAGTTGGTTGACGTACCGGCCGCAGGCACCTGCGAACTGCAGCTTAGCCTGCCCACCGAGCGCCGTGGCTGGCTACGACCAGGACGGTTGCGCGTTGAGAGTAGATTTCCCTTGGGCATTCTCGTGGCGTGGAGCTGGGTGGATTTGCAGCTCGCCGCGCTGGTGTACCCACGCCCACTCGCGGGTGATCTGCCCCAGGCCGTCGGGCTGGACGAAGAGAGCGGTGAAGGTTCGCGGGCGCTGGGCAGCGGCATCGACGATTACCAGGGCTTGCGTCCCTGGCAACCAGGCGACTCGAAAAGACGATTGCACTGGAAAGCCTATTCCCGCGGTCAAGGCTTGCTGGTGAAGGATTTCACTGCGCTGTCCGGTGAGGACCCGCTACTGGATTTCGATGAACTCGCCGGTGATATCGAATCCCGGTTGTCGTTGCTCTGTCATTGGGTCGTAGAACTGTCGTCGCGCCAGCAACCCTTCGCCCTCCGAATAGCGGATACCACCATCGAGGCCGCTGTGGGCGTGGAGCACCGTAACCGTTGTCTGCGAGCACTGGCGCTATTCGGCCAAGAATCGGCGGCGCCGCAATGA
- a CDS encoding AAA family ATPase, producing the protein MRTRLDVCLRAINEVLLGKQSQVRLAMACLLARGHLLVEDLPGMGKTTLSHALAKVMGLDFQRIQFTSDLLPGDILGTSVFDKDSGQFVFHPGPIFAELVLADEINRATPKSQSALLEAMEEGQVTIEGATRPLPEPFFVVATQNPVSSGGTFALPESQLDRFLMRLSLGYPAKAAEKALLLGDSRRDLLTRLQPQLDRAELAAIQQTVSAVRVSDALVDYVLRLVEATRTQPQFAWGLSPRASLALLAAARAWAFLDGRDYVIPEDVQAVLPSVVGHRLRERADATGHGGGALVQWLLREVPAL; encoded by the coding sequence ATGCGCACCCGATTGGATGTCTGTCTGCGGGCGATCAATGAAGTGCTGCTCGGCAAGCAATCGCAGGTGCGATTGGCCATGGCTTGCCTGCTGGCGAGGGGGCATCTGCTGGTGGAAGACCTGCCTGGCATGGGCAAGACGACGTTGAGCCATGCGCTTGCAAAGGTCATGGGGCTGGACTTCCAGCGCATCCAGTTCACCTCCGACCTGCTGCCCGGCGATATCCTCGGTACCTCTGTTTTCGACAAGGATAGCGGTCAGTTCGTATTCCACCCTGGACCGATCTTCGCCGAGTTGGTGCTGGCTGACGAAATCAACCGGGCCACACCGAAAAGCCAGAGCGCGCTGCTTGAAGCCATGGAAGAAGGGCAGGTAACGATTGAGGGCGCGACGCGACCTTTGCCGGAGCCCTTCTTCGTGGTCGCCACGCAGAACCCGGTCAGCTCTGGCGGCACCTTCGCGTTACCCGAATCCCAGCTGGATCGCTTCCTCATGCGCCTTTCGCTGGGCTACCCGGCCAAAGCGGCGGAGAAAGCGTTGCTGCTCGGTGATTCGCGTCGTGATTTGCTCACTCGGTTACAACCCCAGCTGGATCGCGCCGAGCTAGCTGCTATCCAGCAGACGGTGAGCGCCGTTCGCGTCAGTGATGCTCTGGTCGATTACGTCCTGCGCTTGGTCGAGGCCACGCGCACCCAGCCGCAATTCGCCTGGGGCTTGTCACCTCGCGCCAGCCTGGCGCTGCTGGCGGCAGCCCGTGCCTGGGCCTTTCTCGACGGCCGAGATTACGTGATTCCGGAAGACGTCCAGGCGGTGCTGCCCTCGGTGGTTGGCCATCGGTTGCGCGAACGCGCCGATGCCACCGGGCATGGCGGCGGCGCGCTGGTGCAATGGCTGTTGCGCGAAGTGCCGGCGCTTTGA
- a CDS encoding flavin reductase family protein: MLLDFSNLAPVEAYRWLASTITPRPIAWVSTCSTAGVSNLAPFSFFQVISSNPPTLLINVGLKDGLPKDTARNAHETGELVVQLVSAEQAEAMNASAAALPHGISEFEHCGIASESASLVKVQRVAGAPVAFECRVAQILPYPSESPNCQLIFAEVLLAHIDDRVLDERGRVDSARLDLVGRLGGAAYSYTRERFEMQRP; the protein is encoded by the coding sequence ATGCTGCTCGATTTTTCCAACCTGGCGCCGGTCGAGGCCTACCGCTGGCTGGCGTCCACCATCACACCCCGACCGATTGCCTGGGTCTCGACGTGTTCGACCGCAGGCGTCAGCAATCTTGCGCCTTTCAGTTTTTTCCAGGTGATCAGCAGCAACCCGCCAACGCTGCTGATCAACGTCGGACTCAAGGACGGCCTGCCGAAAGACACCGCTCGCAACGCGCACGAAACGGGGGAGCTCGTTGTGCAGCTTGTCAGTGCAGAGCAAGCCGAAGCGATGAACGCCTCTGCGGCTGCATTGCCTCATGGCATCAGCGAATTTGAACACTGCGGGATTGCCAGCGAATCCGCGAGCCTTGTGAAGGTACAGCGGGTCGCTGGCGCACCCGTTGCCTTCGAATGCCGTGTCGCGCAAATCCTGCCGTACCCTTCCGAGTCGCCCAATTGTCAGCTCATCTTCGCTGAGGTGTTGTTGGCGCATATCGATGACCGCGTGCTAGATGAGCGTGGTCGTGTTGATTCCGCGCGGCTCGATCTAGTCGGCAGGCTCGGCGGTGCTGCATATAGCTATACGCGCGAGCGTTTCGAGATGCAGCGACCCTAG
- a CDS encoding tRNA 2-selenouridine(34) synthase MnmH has product MRGDTENFAELFLNDVPMMDARAPVEFAKGAFPGVVNLPLMNDLERQKVGTCYKQHGQQAAIELGHRLVSGQVKADRIQGWADFARNNPQGYIYCFRGGLRSQLVQQWLKTEAGIDYPRVTGGYKAMRHFLLETIEHAAAHDNFVLVGGMTGTGKTEVLARLDDGVDLEGIANHRGSSFGKRATPQPVQIDFENALAIRLLKMQKAGARQFVLEDEARLVGRCSIPLPLFQGMQHYPLVWLEDSFDGRVDRILKDYVIDLCAEFTVEYGAEGFTAFAERLQQSLVNISRRLGGECYTRLAAIMNQALAEQASTGSVDLHREWIETLLRQYYDPMYAYQRESKAARIEFAGEQDAVVEFLRERAAVQQN; this is encoded by the coding sequence ATGCGTGGTGATACCGAAAATTTCGCTGAGCTGTTCCTTAACGATGTGCCGATGATGGATGCGCGAGCGCCTGTGGAATTTGCCAAAGGCGCATTCCCCGGCGTGGTCAACCTGCCGCTGATGAACGATCTCGAGCGGCAGAAGGTTGGCACCTGTTATAAGCAGCATGGGCAACAAGCGGCGATTGAACTCGGCCACCGGTTGGTGAGTGGTCAAGTCAAGGCCGACCGCATTCAAGGTTGGGCCGACTTCGCGCGCAACAACCCTCAGGGCTACATCTACTGTTTCCGCGGCGGGTTGCGTTCACAGCTGGTGCAGCAGTGGCTCAAAACCGAGGCGGGGATCGACTATCCGCGCGTGACCGGTGGCTATAAAGCGATGCGGCACTTTTTGCTTGAAACCATTGAGCATGCCGCCGCGCATGACAATTTCGTGCTGGTCGGCGGTATGACTGGGACGGGTAAAACCGAGGTGCTGGCACGCCTGGACGACGGAGTCGATCTGGAAGGCATTGCCAATCATCGCGGTTCAAGCTTCGGCAAGCGCGCCACTCCGCAGCCGGTGCAGATCGACTTCGAGAACGCCCTGGCGATTCGCTTGTTGAAGATGCAGAAAGCGGGTGCGAGGCAGTTCGTTTTGGAGGATGAAGCGCGGCTGGTCGGTCGTTGTTCGATTCCGCTGCCCTTATTTCAGGGGATGCAGCACTATCCGCTGGTCTGGCTCGAAGACAGTTTCGATGGACGGGTGGACCGCATCCTCAAGGATTATGTGATCGACCTCTGTGCAGAGTTCACCGTTGAGTACGGCGCAGAAGGATTCACCGCATTTGCCGAGCGTTTGCAGCAAAGTCTGGTCAATATCAGCAGGCGGCTTGGCGGCGAATGCTATACACGGCTGGCGGCAATCATGAATCAGGCGCTTGCCGAGCAAGCGAGTACCGGCTCGGTTGATCTCCACCGCGAGTGGATTGAGACGTTGTTAAGGCAGTACTACGATCCGATGTACGCCTACCAGCGTGAAAGCAAGGCCGCCCGGATCGAATTCGCAGGTGAACAGGACGCGGTCGTGGAATTCTTGCGCGAGCGCGCCGCGGTTCAACAAAACTGA
- a CDS encoding selenide, water dikinase SelD has product MSEPIRLTQYSHGAGCGCKISPKVLDVILAGSGAQNLDPRLWVGNASRDDAAVYGIDEERGVVSTTDFFMPIVDDPFDFGRIAATNAISDIYAMGGDPLMAIAILGWPVNVLPPEIARDVIAGGRAVCEAAGIPLAGGHSIDAPEPIFGLAVTGLVNKSQMKRNDTATVGCKLYLTKPLGIGILTTAEKKAKLRPEDVGRARDWMCTLNTPGSHFGKLDGVRAMTDVTGFGLLGHLVEMADGSSVTARIDYACVPRLDGVEYYLEQGCVPGGTGRNFDSYGDRIAAIDEEQKQLLCDPQTSGGLLVAVAPEGEAEFLAVAAELGLTLKPIGEVIEAGAYAVEVR; this is encoded by the coding sequence ATGAGCGAACCCATCCGCCTCACCCAATACAGCCACGGTGCCGGCTGCGGCTGCAAGATTTCACCCAAGGTGCTGGACGTGATCCTCGCCGGCAGCGGGGCACAGAATCTCGATCCGCGTTTGTGGGTCGGAAACGCCTCGCGTGATGATGCTGCGGTGTATGGCATCGATGAAGAGCGCGGGGTTGTATCGACTACGGATTTCTTCATGCCGATCGTCGATGATCCCTTCGATTTCGGCCGCATCGCCGCGACCAATGCCATCAGTGACATATACGCCATGGGCGGGGACCCGCTGATGGCGATCGCCATCCTTGGCTGGCCCGTCAATGTGCTGCCGCCGGAAATAGCCCGCGACGTCATCGCAGGCGGTCGCGCCGTGTGTGAAGCCGCGGGCATTCCACTGGCAGGCGGGCATTCAATCGACGCGCCTGAGCCGATCTTTGGTCTAGCGGTCACCGGCCTGGTCAACAAGAGCCAGATGAAGCGCAACGACACGGCCACGGTTGGATGCAAACTCTACCTGACCAAGCCCTTGGGAATCGGCATCCTCACCACTGCGGAGAAAAAGGCCAAGTTGCGACCCGAGGATGTCGGCAGGGCGCGTGACTGGATGTGCACGCTCAACACGCCCGGCAGCCACTTCGGCAAGCTTGACGGCGTGCGGGCAATGACCGATGTCACCGGTTTCGGGTTGCTTGGCCATTTGGTCGAAATGGCCGATGGCAGCTCTGTGACCGCGCGCATTGACTACGCCTGTGTCCCGCGTCTGGACGGCGTCGAGTACTACCTCGAACAAGGCTGTGTGCCCGGTGGCACCGGCCGTAACTTCGACAGTTATGGCGACCGCATCGCGGCCATTGACGAGGAGCAGAAACAGCTGCTTTGCGACCCGCAAACCAGTGGCGGATTGCTGGTTGCGGTCGCGCCGGAAGGCGAGGCGGAGTTCCTCGCGGTTGCCGCCGAACTCGGCCTGACGCTCAAGCCCATCGGTGAAGTGATCGAAGCCGGCGCCTATGCCGTTGAGGTACGTTGA
- a CDS encoding alpha/beta hydrolase yields the protein MGNKVALVLGSGGARGYAHIGVIEELETRGYEITCVAGCSMGAVVGGIYAAGKLEEYREWIESLDYFDMLRLVDPSFSLGAIRGEKIFGRIREMLGSVNIEDLPIPFTAVATDLTNQQEIWFQEGNLELAMRASAAIPSLFTPVMQGNRMLVDGGILNPLPIVPVVSSHSDIIIAVNLNANNHRQYPLPEMVRPGRFDAMVSSISSHLPFWRSKGLEEHIAELTAVDGPGASQPPGAPSGQSAPKSAEGSMVIDVGGPASLLELINQSFEVMQSSLTQYKIAGYPPNVLVNIPKRACRFYEFYKAPELIKLGQIIASDALDKYEREQL from the coding sequence ATGGGCAACAAGGTCGCACTGGTACTGGGTTCGGGAGGCGCACGCGGTTATGCGCATATCGGCGTGATCGAAGAACTCGAAACCCGGGGGTACGAGATCACCTGCGTCGCAGGTTGTTCGATGGGTGCAGTCGTAGGCGGTATTTACGCAGCAGGCAAGTTGGAAGAGTACCGCGAATGGATCGAAAGCCTGGATTACTTCGACATGCTGCGATTGGTCGATCCGAGTTTCAGCCTCGGGGCGATACGCGGCGAGAAGATCTTCGGACGGATCCGAGAGATGCTCGGATCGGTCAACATTGAGGATTTGCCGATTCCGTTCACGGCCGTTGCGACCGATCTGACGAACCAGCAGGAGATCTGGTTCCAGGAGGGCAACTTGGAACTGGCCATGCGTGCCTCAGCAGCCATCCCAAGCCTGTTCACGCCGGTCATGCAAGGCAACCGAATGCTGGTCGACGGCGGGATACTCAACCCATTACCAATCGTGCCGGTGGTCTCAAGCCACAGCGACATCATCATCGCCGTCAACCTCAACGCCAATAACCATCGACAATACCCCCTGCCGGAAATGGTCCGACCAGGGCGCTTCGATGCCATGGTCAGCTCGATCAGCTCGCACCTTCCGTTCTGGCGCAGCAAGGGGCTTGAAGAGCATATAGCCGAACTCACTGCTGTCGATGGGCCTGGCGCGAGCCAGCCGCCGGGCGCCCCGTCTGGGCAAAGCGCACCGAAGTCAGCCGAGGGTTCGATGGTGATCGACGTGGGTGGCCCGGCATCCTTGCTGGAACTCATCAACCAGAGCTTCGAGGTGATGCAATCCTCACTGACGCAATACAAGATTGCCGGCTACCCACCCAACGTGCTGGTCAACATTCCCAAGCGCGCTTGCCGTTTCTACGAGTTTTACAAAGCACCGGAGCTGATCAAGCTGGGGCAGATAATTGCCAGCGACGCGCTTGATAAGTACGAGCGCGAACAGCTCTAA